A genomic stretch from Helianthus annuus cultivar XRQ/B chromosome 1, HanXRQr2.0-SUNRISE, whole genome shotgun sequence includes:
- the LOC110944196 gene encoding protein translation factor SUI1 homolog, whose amino-acid sequence MSEIDLQIPSAFDPFAEANAEDSSAGSKEYVHIRIQQRNGRKSLTTVQGLKKEFSYNKILKDLKKEFCCNGTVVQDPELGQVIQLQGDQRKNVSTFLVQAGIVKKERIKIHGF is encoded by the exons ATGTCTGAGATCGACCTTCAGATTCCAAGCGCCTTTG ATCCATTCGCTGAGGCAAATGCAGAGGACTCAAGTGCAGGGTCCAAAGAATACGTTCATATACGTATACAACAACGAAATGGTAGGAAAAGCCTGACAACTGTTCAAGGGTTGAAGAAAGAATTCAGCTACAATAAGATACTTAAGGACCTCAAAAAAGAATTTTGCTGCAATGGTACTGTTGTTCAAGATCCAGAACTTGGTCAA GTCATCCAACTTCAAGGTGATCAGAGGAAAAACGTGTCCACCTTTCTTGTTCAG GCTGGAATCGTGAAGAAAGAGCGCATCAAGATTCATGGTTTCTAA
- the LOC110944188 gene encoding probable xyloglucan endotransglucosylase/hydrolase protein 8: MEKKASMASAAAIWCMLVYLAMAASMCSAEPKSSFEDNFSIMWSENHFKTSEDGQIWYLSLDNDTGCGFKTKQKYRFGWFSMKLKLVGGDSAGVVTAYYMCTEDGAGPTRDELDFEFLGNRTGEPYLIQTNIYKNGTGNREMRHKLWFDPTLEYHTYSILWNSHQIIFFVDRVPVRVFKNADYENNFFPNQKPMYLFSSIWNADDWATRGGLEKTDWKKAPFVSSYKDFTVDGCQWKEPYPECVSTTTEHWWDQYEAWHLTKDQKLDFAWVQRNLVIYDYCKDTERFPKLPEECTLSPWD, from the exons ATGGAGAAGAAAGCTTCAATGGCATCGGCTGCTGCGATCTGGTGCATGCTCGTGTATCTGGCGATGGCTGCATCCATGTGTTCCGCTGAACCAAAATCTTCATTTGAGGATAATTTCAGCATCATGTGGTCTGAAAATCATTTCAAAACCTCTGAAGATGGTCAGATCTGGTATCTTTCCTTGGACAATGACACAG GTTGTGGGTTTAAGACAAAACAAAAGTACAGATTCGGGTGGTTCAGTATGAAGCTTAAGTTGGTCGGAGGTGATTCTGCCGGAGTTGTCACCGCTTACTAT ATGTGTACGGAGGATGGTGCAGGGCCAACAAGAGATGAGCTTGATTTCGAGTTTCTTGGGAACCGAACCGGTGAACCGTATTTGATCCAGACCAATATCTACAAAAACGGGACTGGAAACAGGGAGATGAGGCACAAGCTTTGGTTTGATCCAACTCTTGAGTACCACACTTATTCCATCTTGTGGAATTCCCATCAAATAAT ATTCTTTGTGGATAGAGTCCCGGTGAGAGTATTCAAGAACGCCGACTACGAGAACAACTTCTTCCCAAATCAAAAACCGATGTACTTGTTCTCGAGCATATGGAATGCTGACGACTGGGCAACGAGAGGCGGTCTTGAGAAAACAGACTGGAAAAAGGCGCCGTTTGTTTCGTCATATAAGGATTTCACTGTTGATGGGTGTCAATGGAAAGAGCCTTACCCTGAATGTGTTTCAACTACGACGGAACATTGGTGGGATCAATATGAAGCATGGCATCTTACAAAAGATCAGAAACTGGATTTTGCTTGGGTTCAAAGGAACTTGGTGATATATGACTACTGCAAAGACACTGAGAGGTTTCCTAAATTGCCTGAAGAATGCACTTTGAGCCCTTGGGATTAG